A single Lactuca sativa cultivar Salinas chromosome 8, Lsat_Salinas_v11, whole genome shotgun sequence DNA region contains:
- the LOC111911252 gene encoding nicotinamide adenine dinucleotide transporter 1, chloroplastic, with product MTVGEPRNGKDIIYDAVSGASAGAIAATLMSPLDVIKTRLQVYGLPDVPRNKGSVIVTSFQNIIRNEGLRGLYRGLSPTLAALLPNWAVYFAVYGQLKELLDSHGDGMGHLTFGANMIAASGAGAATAITTNPLWVVKTRLQTQGMRVGVVPYTSISSALRRIVHEEGFRGLYSGLLPSLAGISHVAIQFPAYEKIKLYLANRDHTTTNELSPGKLAIASSMSKVLASLMTYPHEVIRSRLQEQGQVRNTENHYAGVVDCVKKVFRKDGVAGFYRGCATNLLRTTPSAVITFTSYEMINRFLQHVLPPHKTKTPSKPGDGKMKPPQKVAGNDVNDLQISKMRSNNHHSTRTFIPLGNQDPIE from the exons ATGACGGTCGGGGAGCCACGGAACGGTAAGGATATCATCTACGATGCCGTTTCCGGTGCCTCTGCAG GTGCTATCGCTGCCACTCTCATGAGTCCATTAGATGTGATCAAGACAAGACTGCAAGTTTATGGCCTCCCTGATGTGCCTCGAAATAAAG GGAGTGTTATTGTAACAAGCTTCCAAAACATTATAAGAAATGAAGGATTGAGGGGATTATATAGGGGACTTTCTCCAACATTGGCTGCATTACTTCCAAATTGGGCT GTCTATTTCGCCGTATATGGGCAACTCAAAGAGCTTCTCGATTCACATG GAGACGGCATGGGCCACCTTACTTTCGGGGCAAACATGATAGCGGCTTCTGGTGCTGGAGCCGCCACTGCAATCACCACAAACCCATTGTGGGTCGTAAAGACACGACTCCAA ACACAAGGGATGAGAGTGGGTGTAGTTCCTTATACAAGCATATCTTCAGCCTTGAGGCGAATCGTTCATGAGGAAGGCTTTAGAGGGTTGTACag TGGACTTCTACCCTCTCTTGCTGGCATAAGTCATGTCGCTATACAGTTTCCAGCCTATGAAAAGATAAAATTGTACTTGGCAAATAGGG ATCATACAACTACTAACGAACTTAGCCCTGGGAAACTCGCAATCGCCTCATCAATGTCGAAAGTACTCGCCTCATTAATGACCTATCCACATGAG GTGATTCGATCAAGACTACAAGAGCAAGGGCAAGTTCGGAATACGGAAAATCATTACGCGGGTGTGGTGGATTGTGTGAAGAAAGTTTTCCGAAAAGATGGTGTGGCTGGGTTTTACAGGGGATGTGCTACAAATCTATTAAGAACAACTCCATCAGCTGTGATTACGTTTACAAGTTATGAAATGATTAATCGATTCTTGCAACATGTTCTTCCCCCTCATAAAACTAAAACCCCTTCAAAACCAGGCGATGGAAAGATGAAACCCCCTCAAAAAGTTGCAGGAAATGATGTGAATGATTTACAGATATCAAAAATGAGATCGAATAATCATCATAGCACGAGAACTTTTATACCTTTGGGGAATCAAGATCCTATCGAGTGA